DNA sequence from the Dethiosulfovibrio salsuginis genome:
GACCGTCGTCGCGGTGGCGGCCATGACCGGCATGGCCTGGGCGGGACAGCCCAAGACCATCCAGTTCTGGCACGCCATGACCGACACCAACGAGGCGGTTCTTAGGGAGATAGTGGATAAGTTCAATCAGCAGGACGAATATAAGGTCGAGCTGGTCTATCAGGGCCACTACCGTGACCTCTTCGCCAAGCTGGAGGGGGCCGCCAAGGCCAATAATCTCCCGGGTCTGGCGATGATATACAACAACCGGCTGGTGTCCTACGTCCTTAACGACTTCGTGGAGCCCATGGACGACATGATGGCCGATCCCGAGCTAGGCTTCACAAAGGAGCAGTGGGAGGATATCCCTCAGTTTTTGAGGGAGGTCAGCGTATGGGACGGCAAACACTACGCCATGCCCTTCAACAAGGCCAGCTATCTGCTGTTCTACAACAAAAAGATGCTGGAGGAGAAGGGTATCACCCCTCCGACAACCTGGGACGAGATGGCCGCAGCTGCTGCTGCCCTGACCGCCGAGGACGGAAAGGTCTACGGCCTGGCCCTCAACAGCTCTGTGGCCATCGACGGCAGCATCTGGGTGGAGCAGGCGGGGGGACACCTCTACGACGAGGAGAGCGACACCTTGACCTTTAACCAAGAGCCCGGGGTAAAGGCCTACGAGTTCCTGACCTCCATGATAACCAAAGGGCACGCCCAGATAGCCCGTGAGGAGAAGAACATAACCGGTCCCTTCGGCAGAGGAGAGGCGGCCATGGGCATCTCCTCCATGTCCCACCTCCCCAACATCATAGAGACCTGCGCCGCCAACGACGTTGAGTTCGGGACCATCGTCCTTCCCAAGGGGGAGAGAAACGCAAGCCTCTTCTCCGGCACCAACGTGGCCATATTCAATACCTGCCCGCTGGAGGACAGACAGGCGGCCTTCCAGTTCCTGAAGTTCTTCCTCTCCCCTGAAATGCAGTGGGAATGGGGAACAAGGTCGGGATACCTTCCACTTAGCTGGGAGATCTTAAAGAGCGACAGATACGCCGACTTCGCACGGGAGAACAACCCCGCAAAGCTGGCGATACTTCCAGCATTTGAGTGGGGCTACAACGATCCAAAAATCGTAAACGGCTACGCCATACACGACAACATGTCCAAGGCTCTGGACGCTATCCTTCTCGAGGGCAAGGGCATAAAGGAAGCCCTCGACGAGGCGGCGGAGAGGGCCTGGAAGGAGATTTTGGAAGCTAGAAAGGCGTTTTAACCAAAAAAGTCTGGGGCTACCCTTTTGGGAGGCCCCAGACTTTTTTTCTCAAAAGAAAATAGTGTATCATTGACCTACGAGACTAAACACTTCAAATATGTGAAACACCTTGGACCATGAAGGGAGTTGTCAAATGTGAGATGCAAAGCAGGTCTACAGTGCAAGATAACGGCGCTGATTTTAGCGTCGGTGCTGCTGGTTCTGGCGGTGGTGGTGGGGATCTCGACGTACATGAACCGCAAAGAGAGTCTGGAGCAGGCCCACAAACTGGCTCTCTCCATGTCCAGGGAATACGCCAACCAGATCAGGGTCGAGATGGAGATGGCCATGGAAGCCACCAGAGGAATGGCCAACATAATCAACGGAATGAGGGAATCGGGGAGACTGGACAGAGACGAGGTAAACCGCATCATGGCTCAGACCCTCCG
Encoded proteins:
- a CDS encoding ABC transporter substrate-binding protein: MRNSIKKAILTVVAVAAMTGMAWAGQPKTIQFWHAMTDTNEAVLREIVDKFNQQDEYKVELVYQGHYRDLFAKLEGAAKANNLPGLAMIYNNRLVSYVLNDFVEPMDDMMADPELGFTKEQWEDIPQFLREVSVWDGKHYAMPFNKASYLLFYNKKMLEEKGITPPTTWDEMAAAAAALTAEDGKVYGLALNSSVAIDGSIWVEQAGGHLYDEESDTLTFNQEPGVKAYEFLTSMITKGHAQIAREEKNITGPFGRGEAAMGISSMSHLPNIIETCAANDVEFGTIVLPKGERNASLFSGTNVAIFNTCPLEDRQAAFQFLKFFLSPEMQWEWGTRSGYLPLSWEILKSDRYADFARENNPAKLAILPAFEWGYNDPKIVNGYAIHDNMSKALDAILLEGKGIKEALDEAAERAWKEILEARKAF